A window of Nocardiopsis sp. Huas11 genomic DNA:
GCGAGCACTTCCGGCAGTACCTGCGGGGACTGCTCGCCCCCCTCGAGCGGAAGAACTCCTGGACGATCTCGGAGTTCACCGGAGAGAAGCGCCCCACCGCGATCCAGCGGTTCATCAACCTGACCGCGTGGGATGCCGACGAACTACGCGATGATGTGCGCGATTACGCCATGGAGCACTTCGCCGACGAGCGGGCCGTGCTGATCGCCGACCCGACCGGATTCGCGAAGAAGGGCACCAAGTCAGCGGGCGTGCAACGGCAGTACTCCGGCACGCTGGGCCGGGTCGACAACTGCCAGATCGGCACGTTCCTCGCCTATGCCAACACCACCGGCGACCGGGTCCTGATCGACCGGGAACTCTATATGCCCGCCGCGTCCTGGTGCGATGACCCCCAGCGCCGGGCCCAGGCGCGGGTGCCCGAGGACCTGGTCTTCTCCACCCGCCCGCAGCAGGTCCAGGCCATGATCGCCCGGACCGTGGCAGCCGGTGTGCCCTTCGCCTGGGTGGCCGCGGACGAGGAGTTCGGCCAGAGCCCGGGCCTGCGCGCCTTCCTGGAAGAACAGGGCATCGCCTATTGCATGGCGGTACCGAAGAACACCGACCGCGTCTCGTTCTCCACGAGCAGGTATTCGAAGGACACCGTCGAACTCCTCGCCCACGCGATCGGGCCGGGCGAGTGGCACAGGCGCTCGTGCGGGATCGGCGCGAAGGGCTTCCGGGTCTATGACTGGGCGCTGGCCGAGTCCGGGACTGCGGGGCACCAGTACGTGTTCCGCCGCAGCACCGACAGTGGCGAGTTGGCGTATTTCCACTGTTACAACCCGCGCGGGGAGGATGTGTGCGAGTTGGTCCGGGTGATCGGCTCGCGGTGGCCGATCGAGGAGTGCTTCGAGGCCGCCAAGCAGCAGGCCGGGCTGGACCAGTACCAGTTCCGGATCTATCCGGCCTGGTACCGGCATATCACCCTGGCGATGCTCGCTCTGGCCTTTCTAGCTGTGGTGCGCCACGGGTCTAAAAAGGGGGCCCGGGGTCTGTGGACAACCAGCGGCGACCCCGGGGACACACCGGACACCAGGACAGAAACCGCCCCAGAGGGCCGATAGCAGGCGCCGACGGTCCGGGCGGGGGCTGATCGGCTTGACCATCGGGGAGATCCGCCGGTTGTTCAACCTGATCGGCAAGGATGAGGAGGCCGTTGAGCTGGGGCTCTACTGGTCCGCTCATCGGCGCGGCCACCAGGCCGCAGCGCGCAGGCACCACTTCAAGCGGCGCCTGCGCCTGCAAGTCATCCAGATCTAGCTATGTAGTACTAGGGCGTGTATGGCGGACACTCACCCTGCTGCGCGACGCCCCAGCGGCACCCTCACTGCGTTCTCATCAGTCAACAGCCACACCAGGATGCTTCCTTCTTCGGCCTTGCGAGGCCACCACTGGAACGCCGCTCGCGACGGGCGGCATCCGTCATACACGCCCTGGCGCCCGGCCCTGTCGTGGCCTCGGGTGGGCCACCTGGGTTACCGATGAGTA
This region includes:
- a CDS encoding IS701 family transposase — encoded protein: MPQPEESVDAVTAADLHAWKSQFEELCARFESRWVRPEPREHFRQYLRGLLAPLERKNSWTISEFTGEKRPTAIQRFINLTAWDADELRDDVRDYAMEHFADERAVLIADPTGFAKKGTKSAGVQRQYSGTLGRVDNCQIGTFLAYANTTGDRVLIDRELYMPAASWCDDPQRRAQARVPEDLVFSTRPQQVQAMIARTVAAGVPFAWVAADEEFGQSPGLRAFLEEQGIAYCMAVPKNTDRVSFSTSRYSKDTVELLAHAIGPGEWHRRSCGIGAKGFRVYDWALAESGTAGHQYVFRRSTDSGELAYFHCYNPRGEDVCELVRVIGSRWPIEECFEAAKQQAGLDQYQFRIYPAWYRHITLAMLALAFLAVVRHGSKKGARGLWTTSGDPGDTPDTRTETAPEGR